In Paenibacillus algicola, a genomic segment contains:
- a CDS encoding transposase, with the protein MGRSRGGITTKIHAVVDALGCPLSIVLSPGNTHDGVIGYEMLQNLDLTNKQVIADRGYDTNQILDLLKEQQATSVIQPKKNRVKQRKCDWWLSKNAT; encoded by the coding sequence ATCGGGAGATCCCGAGGAGGCATAACTACGAAAATTCATGCGGTCGTTGATGCGTTAGGATGCCCGCTGAGCATCGTTCTTTCTCCTGGCAACACACATGATGGTGTGATTGGATATGAGATGCTTCAGAATCTGGATTTAACCAATAAGCAAGTCATTGCAGATCGAGGGTATGACACTAATCAAATTCTCGATCTACTGAAGGAACAGCAAGCTACATCGGTTATTCAACCTAAGAAGAACCGTGTAAAGCAACGAAAATGTGACTGGTGGTTGTCAAAGAACGCCACTTAG
- a CDS encoding NUDIX hydrolase has protein sequence MERITRITDLDILGTAPKILDNVSRLASRGVLLNHEQKVAMMYMSQVDRYKLPGGGVNAEEDIEDAFIREIQEETGYDAEVIQALGCIEEHKGKNDFMQRSYGFIAKVVEHSSAIPAALTESEQELGMGVQWMTVDEAVTAMNKSLLHCDDYSTRFMIVRDITILEQAKEHIVLAGPQSSSSPIAPC, from the coding sequence ATGGAACGGATCACAAGAATAACGGATTTAGATATCCTTGGCACAGCACCAAAAATACTAGACAACGTCTCCCGCCTTGCATCCAGAGGTGTACTGCTGAATCACGAACAGAAGGTAGCTATGATGTATATGTCACAAGTGGATCGCTATAAATTACCGGGCGGGGGAGTGAATGCGGAAGAGGACATAGAAGATGCATTTATTCGGGAAATTCAAGAGGAGACAGGATATGACGCGGAAGTCATCCAGGCGTTAGGATGTATTGAAGAGCACAAGGGTAAAAATGACTTTATGCAACGGTCTTACGGTTTTATTGCTAAAGTAGTGGAGCACTCGTCAGCGATCCCGGCTGCGTTAACGGAAAGTGAACAGGAGCTGGGGATGGGGGTTCAATGGATGACCGTGGACGAGGCGGTAACCGCAATGAACAAATCTCTTCTCCACTGCGATGACTATTCAACAAGATTCATGATTGTGCGGGACATTACAATACTTGAGCAGGCGAAAGAGCATATTGTACTTGCCGGTCCACAGTCATCAAGCTCCCCCATCGCACCGTGCTGA
- a CDS encoding putative quinol monooxygenase, translating to MEPIVITAVLKAKAGHEKELEQALLAVLQPSREEEGCIQYDLHQSTDDPSVFVFYERWANEAALNAHIHSDHYGHYRQHAEELVETREVYRLRLATGHH from the coding sequence GTGGAGCCTATTGTCATTACTGCCGTATTGAAGGCAAAAGCAGGGCATGAAAAAGAGCTGGAGCAGGCCTTGCTAGCTGTACTACAGCCTTCCCGTGAAGAAGAGGGCTGCATCCAGTATGATCTGCATCAGTCTACGGATGATCCAAGTGTATTTGTATTCTACGAAAGATGGGCGAATGAAGCAGCGTTGAACGCTCACATTCATTCGGACCATTATGGGCACTATCGCCAACACGCAGAAGAGCTAGTGGAAACCAGAGAAGTGTATCGACTGCGTTTAGCAACAGGCCATCATTAA
- a CDS encoding IS256 family transposase, translated as MGLWDKQQLRAFIKENNLVTAQDAQNALKDLFAETLQEMLEAEMDQHLGYEKHVVKSKQTTNSRNGKSKKKITSEYGEQQILVPRDREGEFEPLVVKKHQSNVTGIEDQIIALYAKGISTREIQDHLQQLYGLDVSPTFISNVTNKIIPLVKEWQNRPLQSVYAVVFLDAIHFKVKQDGAIVNKSAYMVIGIDLDGNKDVLGMWIGENESAKFWLSVLNELKNRGVQDILITCVDNLTGFSQAISACYPSTEIQKCIIHQIRNSTRYVSYKDLKKVTSDLKPIYKATTEEMALLELDRFEEIWGTKYPLIIRSWRNNWEELATFFKYPPELRKLIYTTNMIESYHRQLRKVTKGKSIFPTDESLLKMLYLVTVDVTRKWTGRVQNWGQILLQLSVFYPERIGQHLP; from the coding sequence ATGGGACTTTGGGATAAACAACAGTTGCGCGCCTTCATTAAAGAGAATAATCTGGTGACCGCGCAGGATGCACAAAACGCCTTGAAAGATCTGTTTGCAGAAACACTTCAGGAAATGCTGGAGGCCGAAATGGACCAGCATTTGGGTTACGAGAAGCATGTCGTGAAGAGCAAGCAGACAACAAACAGCCGAAACGGCAAGAGCAAAAAGAAGATCACCAGTGAATATGGTGAGCAGCAAATTTTGGTACCTCGAGACCGTGAAGGTGAGTTTGAGCCGTTAGTGGTCAAGAAACATCAGTCCAATGTGACAGGCATTGAGGACCAGATTATCGCCCTCTATGCTAAAGGCATCAGCACTCGTGAGATTCAGGACCATCTGCAGCAGCTGTACGGCCTCGATGTCTCTCCGACCTTCATCTCTAACGTGACCAACAAGATTATCCCTCTCGTGAAAGAGTGGCAGAATCGCCCCCTACAGAGCGTGTATGCTGTGGTGTTTCTGGACGCCATTCATTTCAAGGTGAAACAGGATGGGGCCATCGTCAACAAGTCTGCTTACATGGTCATTGGCATTGATTTGGATGGAAACAAAGACGTCCTTGGCATGTGGATTGGTGAGAATGAGTCTGCAAAGTTCTGGCTCAGTGTGCTCAATGAATTGAAAAATCGCGGCGTTCAGGACATTCTCATTACTTGTGTAGATAACCTTACAGGCTTCTCACAAGCGATTTCAGCTTGCTATCCCAGCACGGAAATCCAAAAATGTATCATTCACCAAATCCGCAACTCCACCCGTTATGTATCCTATAAAGATCTCAAGAAGGTGACCTCGGATTTAAAACCGATCTACAAGGCGACGACGGAGGAGATGGCTCTGCTGGAGTTGGACCGGTTTGAGGAGATCTGGGGAACCAAGTACCCACTTATTATCCGTTCATGGCGCAATAATTGGGAAGAACTCGCCACGTTCTTTAAGTACCCACCTGAGCTTCGTAAGCTCATTTATACGACCAATATGATTGAGAGCTACCACCGCCAACTCCGTAAAGTGACGAAAGGGAAAAGCATCTTCCCTACGGATGAATCTCTTCTCAAAATGCTCTATTTAGTGACGGTCGATGTCACCCGCAAGTGGACAGGCCGAGTCCAAAACTGGGGTCAGATCCTGCTTCAATTATCCGTCTTTTATCCTGAACGGATTGGCCAGCATCTGCCTTAA
- a CDS encoding type 1 glutamine amidotransferase domain-containing protein has product MTKHILMVVTTADEMKEGHKTGLWLSEFGEAYVEFKKQGYDVTVASPKGGKAPVDDRSLADGVAPEILETAKLLEDTLKLEEVGDISKFDGIFMPGGHGTMFDLPDNTTLHAMIRELYEADKVVAAVCHGPAGLVGVTLSNGKPLVDGKTIAAFTDEEERETTLDRYMPFLLETRLRELGANVIVKDNWADHVVVDGRLVTGQNPQSTESAAREVVKLLG; this is encoded by the coding sequence ATGACTAAGCATATATTAATGGTGGTTACGACAGCAGACGAGATGAAAGAAGGACATAAAACAGGCTTGTGGTTATCTGAATTTGGCGAAGCCTATGTGGAGTTTAAAAAGCAAGGATACGATGTCACTGTCGCAAGTCCTAAAGGCGGAAAAGCACCTGTCGATGACCGCAGTCTCGCAGACGGCGTCGCGCCAGAAATTCTTGAAACGGCCAAGCTTCTAGAGGATACCCTAAAGCTCGAGGAAGTGGGAGATATTTCGAAATTCGATGGGATTTTTATGCCTGGCGGTCATGGAACGATGTTCGATCTTCCTGACAATACCACCCTGCATGCCATGATCCGTGAGCTATACGAGGCAGACAAAGTCGTGGCGGCTGTATGTCATGGCCCGGCAGGATTGGTGGGCGTAACCCTATCCAATGGAAAACCCCTCGTCGACGGAAAAACGATAGCTGCATTCACAGACGAGGAAGAGCGTGAGACCACATTGGACCGTTACATGCCGTTCCTGCTGGAAACCCGTCTTCGCGAGCTGGGTGCCAACGTCATCGTGAAGGACAATTGGGCGGATCATGTGGTCGTGGATGGGCGGCTCGTAACCGGGCAGAACCCACAATCCACGGAATCTGCTGCGCGTGAAGTTGTCAAGCTGTTGGGATAG
- a CDS encoding LuxR C-terminal-related transcriptional regulator, with protein sequence MGSQGKVTSIIAPAGYGKSTLLAQWRTAAAHERKVHAWLTLDDRDNDPVRFWRYVVGSLYTSLPTDLKSRFLTLADMLPGASSGMFLDTLLYELSELPSESYIILDDLHVIDHPTIHDNLSYLIDYLPQHIHILLSSRTELPFSTIRWRVQKQAADISMDQLQFNEEETREYLHSLYGHSSMFITDQQIRDLTKQTEGWVTALQLASLSLQSSSPDELFMHVIGGDHRHLGEYLVSEVMSKLSKETQDFLLKTSVLSRLDTASCNAVTNLSNGQLMLNQLQKLNLFLVPLDEQDRWFRYHHLFAEFLQHRLLLEHPSVYRQLHVLAGQHFAENGWMDEALEHAIQAENYDLAELYLSSHLQHVLRRGELTTLRKWLYHISSHHTLSHELSLFHAFVLVLTGDMKQAEEILTKLEQICANMSSSERRNQLESSMLFVRSNLVFRNGDFGKWFVFSQGILDNIIPDNPIYLHFDYNLREPMVRRTSMGLNGVLSRDTEKIGLMFTDVLAAHGWKESLIHLYVKQSLCEGYYEWNRLEDSRRLAGEIAKSRSSVDTLGLLIPLRITEARLAAAEGQYTLAHYIIDETQQSVLSRNEHTWVLELRAFRARLLLQERNITQARKEVAALGIRPKDKPIYSREFQILTLVRLLGRQRKEPEGLRLLELLKLQAAREQQIASLVEISILQALLETQRGQVARGMTFLSEALTLGSQHGYIRSFLDEGPEMQHLLKQYAERSEVRHDAEAEGKLLDYVRMLGKQFPQPHEVELAAAAELTPSLPEALSRTELDLLNQIRQGASNKEIAANLSLSQGTIRVYLSRLYDKLEVSTRTQALVKAQALGIWDGDN encoded by the coding sequence TTGGGAAGCCAGGGGAAGGTCACCTCGATCATTGCGCCAGCCGGATACGGCAAGTCTACTCTGCTGGCTCAATGGAGAACTGCCGCCGCGCATGAACGGAAAGTACATGCCTGGCTGACGCTGGATGACAGAGATAATGATCCCGTCCGTTTCTGGCGTTACGTCGTGGGCTCCCTGTACACCTCTCTGCCCACAGATCTGAAGAGCCGCTTTCTGACCCTTGCAGATATGCTGCCCGGAGCTTCATCAGGCATGTTTCTGGATACACTGCTCTATGAGCTGTCCGAGCTTCCCAGCGAAAGCTATATTATCCTGGATGATCTTCACGTCATAGATCATCCAACAATTCATGATAATCTGAGTTATTTGATTGACTATCTGCCGCAGCACATTCACATCCTTCTCTCTTCCCGAACCGAGTTGCCGTTCTCTACCATCCGTTGGAGAGTCCAGAAGCAGGCTGCCGATATTTCCATGGACCAGCTCCAATTTAACGAAGAAGAAACCCGAGAGTACCTCCATTCCTTATACGGACATAGCTCTATGTTTATTACAGATCAGCAGATTCGGGACCTAACGAAACAGACTGAAGGTTGGGTGACCGCACTTCAGCTCGCCTCCTTGTCCCTACAAAGTTCAAGCCCGGATGAGCTGTTTATGCACGTCATCGGTGGAGATCACCGCCATTTGGGAGAGTATCTTGTCAGCGAAGTGATGTCCAAGCTTTCAAAGGAAACACAGGACTTCTTGTTAAAAACATCCGTTCTCTCCCGTTTGGATACAGCTTCATGCAATGCCGTGACAAACCTGAGTAACGGCCAGCTCATGCTGAATCAGCTGCAAAAGCTGAATTTATTTCTGGTTCCGCTGGATGAGCAGGACCGATGGTTCCGATATCATCATCTGTTCGCCGAGTTTTTGCAGCATCGGCTGTTGCTCGAACATCCTTCAGTCTACAGGCAGCTTCATGTGCTGGCAGGACAGCATTTCGCGGAGAATGGCTGGATGGATGAAGCGCTGGAGCACGCCATACAGGCGGAGAATTATGATCTTGCTGAATTGTATCTGTCATCTCATCTTCAGCATGTCCTGCGCCGCGGGGAACTGACGACACTCCGCAAGTGGCTGTATCATATATCTTCCCATCACACACTTTCGCACGAGTTGTCCTTGTTTCATGCCTTTGTGCTAGTGCTAACGGGAGACATGAAACAGGCCGAAGAGATTTTGACGAAGCTGGAACAGATCTGTGCCAATATGTCATCTTCGGAACGGCGGAACCAATTGGAAAGCAGCATGCTGTTCGTACGCTCCAATCTGGTGTTTCGAAACGGAGATTTCGGGAAATGGTTTGTGTTCAGTCAAGGTATTCTGGATAACATTATCCCGGACAATCCGATATATCTTCACTTTGACTACAATCTTCGCGAGCCGATGGTAAGGCGCACCTCAATGGGCTTGAACGGTGTCTTATCACGCGATACCGAGAAAATCGGGCTCATGTTTACCGACGTACTTGCTGCCCACGGGTGGAAAGAATCACTGATACATCTCTATGTCAAGCAGTCGCTATGCGAGGGATATTATGAGTGGAACCGGCTGGAAGACAGCCGGCGTCTGGCTGGAGAAATTGCGAAGTCCAGGAGCAGTGTGGATACCCTGGGGCTGCTGATCCCTCTTCGGATCACCGAGGCTCGCCTGGCAGCAGCGGAGGGGCAGTACACACTGGCCCATTATATTATTGACGAGACCCAGCAATCTGTGCTGTCTAGAAATGAACATACATGGGTGCTGGAGCTCCGTGCATTTCGGGCCAGACTATTACTACAGGAGCGAAACATAACGCAAGCCAGAAAAGAAGTCGCAGCCTTAGGCATCCGGCCCAAGGATAAACCCATTTATAGCCGAGAGTTTCAAATCTTGACCCTTGTCCGCCTCTTGGGTAGACAGCGCAAAGAGCCTGAAGGTCTTCGGCTGCTGGAGCTGTTAAAACTTCAAGCCGCACGGGAACAGCAAATTGCGAGTCTCGTGGAAATCTCTATTTTGCAGGCGCTGCTAGAAACGCAGAGAGGTCAGGTTGCGCGGGGAATGACTTTTCTTTCTGAGGCCTTGACTTTAGGAAGTCAACATGGATATATCCGAAGTTTTCTGGATGAGGGGCCGGAAATGCAGCATTTGCTGAAACAGTACGCTGAGCGCTCGGAAGTTCGGCATGACGCTGAAGCAGAAGGGAAGCTGCTCGACTATGTCCGCATGCTGGGCAAACAGTTTCCGCAACCCCATGAAGTCGAACTCGCTGCTGCCGCGGAATTGACACCTTCCCTCCCCGAAGCCTTAAGCCGAACTGAGCTTGATCTGCTGAACCAGATCCGGCAAGGGGCATCCAATAAGGAGATCGCAGCAAATTTGTCTCTTTCCCAGGGCACCATCCGCGTATATCTCTCACGGCTGTATGACAAGCTGGAGGTGTCCACCCGTACTCAGGCACTCGTTAAAGCACAAGCGTTGGGAATTTGGGATGGAGATAATTAA
- a CDS encoding helix-turn-helix domain-containing protein, translated as MLNDIGHKIKCIRKENNLNQVQFAKSIGISQGNLSEIEMGNSNPSAETLISIRTQYNVNLNWLLTGVDTDDGVTYVEEIEKNLIDVFRNLDDYHKNEIVEIIRLKLRLRSLLY; from the coding sequence ATGTTGAATGACATTGGCCATAAAATAAAATGTATCCGTAAAGAGAACAATTTAAACCAAGTTCAGTTTGCAAAAAGCATAGGAATTTCTCAAGGGAACCTGAGTGAAATTGAAATGGGGAATAGTAATCCGTCCGCGGAAACGCTTATATCAATACGAACACAATATAACGTGAACTTGAACTGGTTATTAACCGGAGTGGATACGGATGATGGTGTAACATATGTAGAAGAGATTGAGAAGAATTTAATAGATGTGTTCAGAAACCTTGATGATTACCATAAAAACGAAATAGTTGAAATAATACGCCTTAAATTGAGATTGAGATCATTACTTTATTAG
- a CDS encoding LysR family transcriptional regulator produces MRIEWIDAFLATVETASLTKASEQLNLTQPALSKQIRTLEGDVGAELFVRSTTGVTLTKAGEQLLPAAKTIRNEWNEVKKAIAMEQGLKGIAIGAWPSVATSYLPKKLAFTNRSDYSLRISHSYVELLSFLKEGKIDVALFDNTGIDHPFFSTFLFAEGFRLYVHKDHPIYGIRENVYFEDIKDEEFLMLLETCDARRLIEKEFENLGATLNISSEIEFGHSILGFIEARIGISILPDIFAERLSADLRAIPIENFDVKRKVSIMARDEKVGRKVLAMIR; encoded by the coding sequence ATGAGGATCGAATGGATTGACGCTTTTTTGGCCACCGTCGAAACAGCCAGCTTGACAAAAGCCAGCGAGCAGTTGAACCTGACACAGCCTGCCCTTAGCAAGCAAATCAGAACTTTAGAGGGGGATGTCGGGGCTGAATTGTTTGTCCGATCTACAACCGGGGTGACTTTAACAAAGGCCGGCGAACAGCTTTTGCCTGCGGCAAAGACGATCCGCAATGAATGGAACGAGGTCAAAAAAGCCATTGCGATGGAGCAGGGATTAAAAGGTATCGCCATCGGGGCCTGGCCCAGTGTAGCCACCTCCTACTTGCCGAAAAAACTCGCCTTTACGAACCGCTCAGACTACAGCCTCAGAATCTCCCACAGCTATGTGGAATTGCTAAGCTTTTTGAAGGAGGGCAAGATTGATGTCGCACTGTTTGATAACACGGGAATCGATCATCCGTTCTTCTCGACCTTCCTTTTTGCTGAAGGCTTCCGACTTTACGTCCATAAGGACCACCCTATTTATGGGATACGGGAAAACGTTTATTTCGAAGATATCAAAGATGAAGAATTTCTGATGCTCCTTGAAACCTGCGACGCCCGGCGACTCATTGAAAAAGAATTTGAAAATCTCGGAGCCACGCTGAACATCTCCTCCGAAATTGAATTCGGACATAGCATTCTTGGCTTTATTGAAGCCCGTATTGGCATCTCGATCCTGCCAGATATTTTTGCTGAACGACTTTCTGCTGATTTACGGGCGATTCCGATTGAGAATTTTGATGTAAAACGCAAGGTGTCCATTATGGCCCGAGATGAAAAGGTAGGAAGAAAGGTCTTGGCTATGATTCGATAG
- a CDS encoding RCC1 domain-containing protein: MCLLLGPLSGWTGEETVYGNPGSSPVDPKLAAGFYHAVSLVSSGDVYTWGQNTNGQLGNGTTVPRSIPVKTTNIGDVIEIATGARSSMALKRDGTVWSWGANEQGELGIGSEENVSVPVQVQGLPTIQAIAGGVGYHKLALDEEGEVWGWGRNEGGQVGDGTFIKRTSPVKVQGLKDVIQIAAGEYNSLALKSDGTVWAWGHNDYGEIGDGTKTSRSIPVQVSGLSDVLAVSAGTFFSIALKKDGTVWAWGRNLYATLGDGSRSDRSLPVQVQNLQNITKISAGAHHSLALDAAGYVWGWGDNNSGQLGQGHVLLTNVPLQAASMDRVIDIAAGGYFSLALKDSGIVWAWGYGRNGEMGDNTSNSRTLPAVTRAVLDTTAPVPDTGLIHALETEAGTVVLDWNAASDNLISSDRLEYLPYVSTSAVIDTVARIEQYGTPLGFYTPALLQQTVSNLEPGKTYYFNVIVRDKAGYKAAYTVKPLAMAKPKRFTVTYDGNGSTAGSEPTDPAIYAEDDVVKVPGNIGGLSRDGYEFIGWSTAADGSGNTYAPGDFLRIADHHVTLYAHWRIASVDLPDPGPALDVYLQQVGLKSDAGPVLLSPGFTRTVYNYEAAIKHDSGNISVTADVYGSKARVTVSVYGQAGDLISGPQVLSSGLESRALPLPSGNSRIELEVSAAAGVQQIYTVTLVRDHKSGEEDPEDNEGGSPGQGEGPPAEPPVAPITGGSGQSGSGEPTAPVHGHSSSSAERLEITALVNNRALSGVVKATVKQEKDDLIADVILKGGLLSSSLAQSKNEVEVFITVPADVKQIKLDVDRVAMELLRSRQGLIKLQTSVGLLTFPVRGIPEPAVSQAQGGAAVSVQLSMAEREAQESISRAAFAQGYRLLGVPVELKISVPSGDSLKSVASFSRMVELRIPRSEAEEERGSEVTTAAVWQAGNPLRHVPASMKLQDGKALPEVVLSTLAPGTFVLLQEISSPVFEDLRGHWSEPAVKSLASKMIVQGHGGPNSVSYAPNAPITRAELLAIMVRALGLQADTYRDKGPKASPFTDVKVSDWFYDTVGAAYEYGIVQGYGDGALRPSSPVTRQEAMVLMMRLSETAGGRLTLTLDEAVLSGYTDKSTLSSWAERAAALFIQHGVIQGSSQELRPTGVLTRAEAAVMTERLLVKTGLIKSGSF, encoded by the coding sequence GTGTGTCTGCTGCTGGGACCGCTGAGCGGCTGGACAGGCGAAGAGACGGTTTATGGAAATCCGGGGAGTTCTCCGGTAGATCCTAAGCTGGCTGCAGGTTTTTATCATGCGGTTTCGCTGGTTAGCAGCGGTGATGTTTATACCTGGGGACAGAATACGAATGGTCAGTTAGGGAATGGAACTACGGTTCCCCGGAGTATTCCGGTTAAAACAACAAATATAGGCGATGTCATTGAGATTGCCACGGGGGCCCGAAGCTCCATGGCGCTGAAAAGAGACGGTACAGTATGGAGCTGGGGAGCGAACGAACAAGGAGAGCTTGGTATTGGCTCCGAAGAGAATGTGAGTGTTCCGGTTCAGGTGCAGGGTCTGCCAACCATACAGGCCATTGCTGGAGGTGTCGGATACCACAAGCTGGCACTGGATGAAGAAGGTGAAGTATGGGGCTGGGGCAGAAATGAGGGGGGGCAGGTCGGAGATGGCACTTTTATCAAAAGAACCTCACCCGTGAAGGTTCAGGGATTAAAGGATGTTATTCAGATTGCTGCTGGGGAATATAACAGTCTTGCGTTAAAAAGCGATGGTACCGTCTGGGCCTGGGGTCATAACGACTATGGCGAAATCGGAGACGGTACGAAAACCAGCAGATCGATTCCAGTACAGGTAAGTGGTTTGAGCGATGTGTTGGCCGTCTCGGCAGGCACTTTTTTCAGCATTGCACTTAAGAAAGATGGTACCGTCTGGGCTTGGGGGCGCAACCTCTATGCCACGCTGGGCGACGGAAGCAGAAGTGACCGTTCCTTGCCTGTACAGGTCCAAAATCTTCAGAATATTACAAAAATAAGTGCGGGAGCACACCACAGTCTGGCCCTTGATGCCGCTGGGTACGTATGGGGCTGGGGGGATAACAACAGCGGTCAGCTGGGGCAGGGACACGTACTTTTGACCAATGTACCTCTTCAAGCTGCAAGTATGGATCGTGTCATTGATATTGCAGCGGGCGGTTATTTCAGTTTGGCGCTGAAGGACAGCGGCATAGTATGGGCATGGGGATATGGAAGGAACGGAGAGATGGGAGATAATACGTCGAACAGCCGGACGCTGCCCGCTGTCACTAGGGCGGTTCTAGACACGACGGCACCGGTGCCAGACACAGGCCTGATACATGCTTTGGAAACAGAGGCTGGAACCGTAGTACTGGATTGGAACGCAGCCAGCGACAACCTGATCTCCTCAGACCGGCTGGAGTATCTGCCATACGTCTCAACCAGTGCGGTGATCGACACCGTGGCGCGCATTGAACAGTATGGAACTCCGCTTGGCTTTTATACGCCGGCATTGCTGCAGCAGACGGTATCCAATCTGGAGCCGGGCAAAACCTATTACTTTAACGTCATTGTAAGGGATAAGGCGGGATATAAGGCGGCATACACGGTAAAGCCGTTGGCCATGGCTAAACCCAAACGATTTACGGTGACATATGACGGAAATGGAAGCACGGCAGGAAGTGAGCCGACAGATCCAGCCATCTATGCAGAAGATGATGTTGTGAAGGTACCTGGCAACATCGGAGGGTTGTCACGAGACGGATATGAATTCATAGGATGGAGCACGGCAGCAGACGGCAGCGGGAATACCTATGCCCCGGGAGATTTCCTTCGGATCGCTGATCATCATGTTACGCTTTATGCGCACTGGAGGATTGCTTCGGTAGACCTGCCTGATCCAGGTCCAGCGCTAGATGTATATCTTCAGCAGGTGGGACTCAAATCTGATGCAGGTCCGGTGTTGTTGTCACCAGGCTTCACCAGAACGGTTTATAATTATGAGGCAGCGATTAAGCATGACAGTGGTAATATTTCAGTTACTGCAGATGTATATGGCAGTAAAGCCCGGGTTACAGTCAGTGTATACGGTCAGGCGGGAGATCTCATTTCCGGTCCGCAGGTACTCAGCTCCGGACTCGAAAGTCGTGCTCTTCCACTGCCAAGCGGTAACAGCAGGATTGAACTGGAGGTTTCAGCGGCGGCAGGGGTGCAACAGATCTACACCGTTACGTTAGTCAGGGATCATAAATCCGGTGAGGAAGATCCAGAAGACAATGAGGGTGGTTCTCCAGGTCAGGGTGAAGGTCCTCCGGCTGAGCCTCCTGTAGCACCGATAACGGGAGGTTCAGGACAGTCGGGTTCAGGCGAACCGACTGCTCCGGTCCATGGTCATTCTTCGTCCAGCGCCGAGCGCCTTGAAATAACGGCATTGGTGAATAATCGTGCGTTATCAGGTGTGGTTAAGGCAACCGTGAAACAGGAAAAGGATGACCTTATCGCAGATGTAATCCTGAAGGGTGGCTTACTGTCATCATCTTTGGCACAGAGCAAGAATGAGGTTGAGGTATTCATTACGGTTCCTGCAGATGTGAAGCAGATCAAGCTGGACGTTGATAGGGTGGCAATGGAGCTTCTGCGAAGCCGTCAGGGGTTGATTAAGCTTCAAACCTCAGTCGGTCTGCTGACATTCCCTGTACGAGGAATCCCGGAGCCGGCAGTGAGTCAAGCCCAAGGAGGAGCGGCAGTATCGGTCCAATTGTCGATGGCGGAACGGGAAGCTCAAGAGAGCATTTCCAGAGCGGCCTTCGCGCAGGGATACCGGTTGCTCGGCGTGCCGGTAGAACTGAAAATATCGGTTCCTTCTGGTGATAGCTTGAAGTCTGTAGCGAGCTTTAGCCGGATGGTAGAATTGAGAATTCCAAGATCAGAAGCAGAAGAAGAGCGTGGAAGTGAGGTCACAACAGCTGCTGTATGGCAGGCGGGAAATCCGCTGCGGCATGTTCCTGCAAGCATGAAGCTGCAGGATGGTAAAGCTCTCCCTGAGGTAGTGCTGAGCACATTGGCACCCGGTACATTTGTACTGCTTCAGGAGATCTCTTCTCCCGTCTTCGAGGATCTTCGCGGACACTGGTCTGAGCCTGCGGTAAAGAGCCTGGCATCCAAAATGATTGTTCAGGGTCATGGAGGTCCGAATTCAGTAAGTTATGCACCAAATGCACCGATTACACGTGCAGAGCTGCTCGCCATAATGGTTCGAGCCCTTGGTCTGCAGGCTGATACTTACCGTGATAAAGGACCCAAGGCTTCTCCATTTACAGATGTAAAGGTCAGTGACTGGTTTTATGACACTGTGGGTGCTGCCTATGAGTATGGTATCGTTCAGGGATATGGGGATGGGGCCTTGAGACCATCAAGCCCTGTTACTCGCCAGGAAGCGATGGTCCTGATGATGAGGCTGTCTGAAACAGCAGGGGGAAGGCTTACGCTCACTCTGGACGAAGCGGTGTTGTCGGGGTATACAGACAAGAGCACACTTTCTTCGTGGGCAGAGCGGGCCGCAGCATTATTCATTCAACATGGCGTGATTCAAGGCTCAAGCCAGGAGCTTCGTCCGACAGGTGTCTTGACCCGGGCGGAGGCTGCTGTCATGACAGAGAGACTGCTGGTCAAGACCGGACTTATAAAGTCGGGTTCCTTTTGA